The genomic region CCGCACGCTCTCCTCGCCCGCGCCGGGGTCGCGTCACCGTGCGGCGTGGTACCGCACCAAGGGCAGGAAGAGCTCGTGCGCGATGCGTGCCAGCGCTTCGTCGGAGGGGGCCGTGCGCTCGGCCAGCATGGAGTACCGAACGAACATGCCGGGCATGACGAGCACCATGTCGGGAACGGGCGCGTCGCCGATCTCACCGCGACCCCGAGCCTGATCCACCACCTGCCGGAACGCGTCGGTCGCGACCGTCGTCGTCTGTTCGGGGATCTCGTCCAGCTCGCTGAACAGGCCGGCCGCGACGTCGATGCCGATCCGCCGCATGCGATTCGCGAACTCGTGCAGGAGAGCGAGCACATCGCCCTCGAGGCTTCCGGTGTCGGGCACATGCCCGACGATCGTTCCGGCATGGGCGCGCACTGTCGCGAGCACGAGCGCCGCCCTGTTCGGCCAGCGGCGATAGACCACCGCGCGGCTCGTGCCGACAGCACGAGCCACGGAATCGATGGTGAAGGCGGCGTAACCCTCGTTCCGAAGCTGCCGCCAGGCGGCATCGAGCAGAACCTCGTCGAGTTCGGAAGCGCTGCGCCGACGCCCGGGGCGGGCATCCGTCTGAGTCTCCACACCCTGAGGATACACGTGTATCTTAATCGAGTAAGATACACGTGACTCTTAGGGGCGAGATGACGGACGAGAAGAAGTTGGAGCCGTTGGGCTGGCCGTTGATCCGGTTGGCCTTGGTGATCATGGTCGGCGGGGTCACGCCCCTGATCGACACGACGGTGGTCAATGTGGCTCTGCACACGATCGGAGGAGACTTCGGCGTGGGGGCCAGCGCCGTTCAGTGGGTGACGACGGCGTACCTGCTCACCATGGCGGTGACGGTGCCCGTCACGACGTGGGCATCCGACAGGTTCGGCGCAAAGC from Humibacter ginsenosidimutans harbors:
- a CDS encoding TetR/AcrR family transcriptional regulator; the encoded protein is METQTDARPGRRRSASELDEVLLDAAWRQLRNEGYAAFTIDSVARAVGTSRAVVYRRWPNRAALVLATVRAHAGTIVGHVPDTGSLEGDVLALLHEFANRMRRIGIDVAAGLFSELDEIPEQTTTVATDAFRQVVDQARGRGEIGDAPVPDMVLVMPGMFVRYSMLAERTAPSDEALARIAHELFLPLVRYHAAR